The following proteins are co-located in the Calliphora vicina chromosome 2, idCalVici1.1, whole genome shotgun sequence genome:
- the PICK1 gene encoding PRKCA-binding protein → MLTDLDDDFFFEEDKMGMTVSTKSVVVVKDDTNLIGISIGGGAPLCPCLYIVQVFDGTPAAREGSLESGDELLAINSTSVKGKTKVQVAKMIQTATQQVVIHYNKLHADPERGKSLDIILKKLKHRIVDNMSSNTADTLGLSRAILCNDSLVKRLEELEGTEMMYKGMVDHARRMLKAYYDLLQTYRAFGDCFMRISTREPQLRASEAFRMFGDLHRNLEKDGLAVIKNIKPILDDLGTYLHKAIPDTKLTVRRYMDAKFTYLSYCLKVKEMDDEEHSFAAIQEPLYRVETGNYEYRLILRCRQDARGKFAKLRTDVLEKMELLECKHANDLSKQLRNLLDSLAQLNKTITERMDTIPNLFPIEVDFKDTDFQYKSSVLEPQKLDDNEEEEQKQESNATGKQKATNSTHTDDRGDVICGLEAVEQPAPIINVPAKVQDILSLTDNPSDNLMAETTNENDQLLKDLGLLGIDLSSNSISSTPCINKIASPNGFYDFDLFLNQSSGITTAAAAADTTTQFETKQTTMSAATSQLGNDLMAANALETDLLLQ, encoded by the exons GGGTATGACCGTTAGCACCAAGTCAGTAGTTGTAGTCAAAGATGATACCAATCTAATTGGTATAAGCATAGGTGGAGGAGCGCCTTTATGTCCTTGCTTATATATAGTACAG GTATTTGATGGTACACCAGCTGCCAGAGAGGGTTCTTTAGAGAGCGGCGATGAGCTGTTGGCCATAAATAGCACAAGTGTTAAGGGCAAAACAAAAGTACAAGTGGCCAAAATGATTCAGACAGCAACACAGCAAGTGGTCATACACTACAATAAACTACACGCTGATCCGGAAAGAGGAAAATCACTCgatataatattgaaaaaactaaaGCATCGTATAGTGGACAATATGTCCAGTAATACGGCCGATACTCTGGGTTTGTCTAGGGCAATATTATGCAATGACTCTTTGGTGAAACGGCTAGAAGAATTGGAGGGCACGGAAATGATGTACAAAGGTATGGTGGATCATGCTCGGCGCATGTTAAAAGCCTATTATGATCTGTTGCAAACGTACCGTGCGTTCGGCGATTGCTTTATGCGTATCAGCACAAGAGAACCTCAGCTAAGAGCTTCTGAAGCTTTTCGTATGTTTGGTGATTTACATCGAAATTTGGAGAAAGACGGATTGGCagtcattaaaaatattaaaccgaTTCTCGATGATTTGGGCACATATCTTCACAAGGCCATACCCGATACGAAACTAACTGTAAGACGTTATATGGATGCCAAATTTACCTATTTATCCTATTGTTTGAAAGTCAAAGAAATGGACGATGAGGAGCATAGTTTTGCCGCCATACAGGAACCACTGTATCGCGTTGAAACGGGCAACTATGAATATCGTCTAATATTGAGATGCCGTCAAGATGCTAGAGGTAAATTTGCCAAATTGAGAACAGATGTTTTGGAGAAAATGGAACTGTTGGAATGCAAACATGCCAATGACTTGTCGAAGCAACTTAGAAATCTACTCGACAGTTTGGCTCAATTAAATAAGACCATTACCGAAAGAATGGATACAATACCAAATCTATTTCCCATAGAGGTCGATTTTAAAGACACCGACTTCCAATATAAATCTAGCGTCTTGGAACCACAAAAATTGGATGACAACGAGGAAGAGGAACAAAAGCAAGAATCGAATGCAACAGGAAAACAAAAAGCCACAAATTCAACGCATACTGACGATAGAGGTGATGTTATCTGTGGTCTCGAAGCTGTCGAACAGCCAGCACCTATAATTAATGTACCCGCAAAAGTGCAAGATATTTTATCTCTAACAGACAATCCATCTGATAATCTAATGGCGGAAACAACCAATGAAAATGATCAACTTCTTAAAGATCTGGGTTTATTGGGTATAGACTTAAGTTCCAACTCAATTTCCTCAAcgccatgtataaataaaatcgCATCACCGAATGGTTTCTATGATTTTGATTTATTCCTAAATCAATCATCTGGCATTACAACAGCCGCCGCCGCCGCCGACACAACAACAcaatttgaaacaaaacaaacaacaatgtCAGCCGCTACATCTCAATTGGGAAATGATTTAATGGCTGCTAATGCTCTGGAAACCGATTTGCTATTGCAGTAA